The genome window AGCTCTCCAGGTTTGGCATCAAAGATATCAACCTGTAGTTCATGGCTGATTAAATACCATAAGGATGAGGAGGAATCTGGTTGAGGCTAGCTTCTTACAATGTCGAAAATCTCTTTGAACGGGCCAAGATACTAAATCAGACCGAATGGGGAATTGGAGCTGATCCGGATCATAGGCTCTTCTCCGGCCAAAAAGTATTGGAAGAGGTTGCAAAACTTAATGCGCTTGTAGCTCGGCAGATCTACAGTCCATCCGATAAAGTTGAGATTGCGCGCTTAATGGAGGCACTTGGACTCAAAGAAAGAGATGAGTCAGATTTTGTTATCCTGCGCAGGAATCGGGGAAAACTTGTCTCCAGAAAGTATGGTGCCTTAAAGGTCGTGGCGAACGGCCGCGATGATTGGATTGGATGGTTTGAGTTAACGACGGAAGCGATAAACGAGCACGCTACGCAGAACACTGCGAGGGTAATCCGAAACATTGACGCCCAAATCATGGTGGTGGTAGAGGCTGAGAATAGGCCCTCACTTGTAATGTTTAACGAACAAATACTTTATCCCATTGCCAACTGGCTTTATGATCATGCGCTCTTGATCGATGGGAATGACAGCCGCGGTATCGATGTCGGACTTTTTACACGGGCACCGTATGCAGTGGATTTTATGCGAAGCCATGTTGATGATAGGGTGGATGGTAAGCTAGTGTTTAACCGTGATTGCGCAGAATACCACATTCCGCTGCCGGAAAATCGAAGCCTGGTCATTTTGGCTAACCATTTCAAAAGCAAAGCAAATGACGATAAAGCACTTAGAAAAAAGCAGGCGAAGCGGGTCCGCGAAATTTATGAGCATCTGCGTGCTTCAAATATAGATCTGATTGCCGTGATGGGGGATCTTAACGATACTCCGGATAGTGACCCTCTTGCCCCACTTCTACGGGACGGTTCCGATCTTAAAGACGCCAGTGAGATCGAAGGTTTTGATTTTGCCGGCAGACCTGGCACTTGGGGTGACGGTGACGCCAAGGACAAAATTGACTATATCCTGATGTCGCCTTCGCTATTCCGGCTCGCCCGGGGCGGAGGCATTTACCGTGAGGGCGTTTGGGGCGGGAAGGACGGAACTCTGTTTCCTCATCTTCCTGAAATTACGAACGCGGCGCAGGCTGCATCTGACCATGCCGCAATCTACGTAGATCTGGACATTTAGATTAGCGTGAAATTGGCGCACCAGCAAATTTTCGGCCGGTTGTATGGGTTTCCCGTGACCTGTCGTTTTCCATTCTCACGCGGCACTGGAGCCCCTCACACTGCATGATCCGTTGGACTCGTTTATGATTCACGCGTTGTTCTTTTCGAAGGAGC of Paenibacillus polymyxa M1 contains these proteins:
- a CDS encoding endonuclease/exonuclease/phosphatase family protein → MRLASYNVENLFERAKILNQTEWGIGADPDHRLFSGQKVLEEVAKLNALVARQIYSPSDKVEIARLMEALGLKERDESDFVILRRNRGKLVSRKYGALKVVANGRDDWIGWFELTTEAINEHATQNTARVIRNIDAQIMVVVEAENRPSLVMFNEQILYPIANWLYDHALLIDGNDSRGIDVGLFTRAPYAVDFMRSHVDDRVDGKLVFNRDCAEYHIPLPENRSLVILANHFKSKANDDKALRKKQAKRVREIYEHLRASNIDLIAVMGDLNDTPDSDPLAPLLRDGSDLKDASEIEGFDFAGRPGTWGDGDAKDKIDYILMSPSLFRLARGGGIYREGVWGGKDGTLFPHLPEITNAAQAASDHAAIYVDLDI
- a CDS encoding IS3 family transposase is translated as MTALLRKEQRVNHKRVQRIMQCEGLQCRVRMENDRSRETHTTGRKFAGAPISR